The following are encoded together in the Culex pipiens pallens isolate TS chromosome 1, TS_CPP_V2, whole genome shotgun sequence genome:
- the LOC120425124 gene encoding uncharacterized protein K02A2.6-like: protein MDADQFAQFMGKFQEMIGSLKDQQASAPAAAAARGPAANSPAGNSAAASIPLPPPLELEGDMEENYNFFEGNWKTYASAIGMDGWPDAQNKQKASILLSVVGKDALKKYFNFELTAAERDDPALVLTAIKAKVVRERNKFVDWFDFFSLSQEPTESIDNYLCRLKSLAKVCKFNALEDEMVKYKLATSIRWLKLRSKLITTKNLTEANAMDLCRAEEIAERHPVTAGQPSAEVNVVKKSKMKCKFCGAKHDFTKGACPALGKKCNRCGGKNHFEKVCKADRRKKLKKKKFRVKKVQEETSSESESTEDSGDEEEESTESESVSIGKIVDKSGSGGNVSAELELLLDQKWRLVQCELDTGANTSLVGRNWLEEMTGSSNVNLQPSSYRLQGFGGSSIPVVGQVKIPCRRKGRKYNLVLQVVDVPHGPLLSANVCRLLGFVKFCNTVNFVAPKTDQELLNIYRVKAQDIVHQHEGVFQGIGKFAGAVSLEVRPDVPPCIQPPRRIPIAMRGKLKDELTNLEREGLIVKETQHTDWVSNIVLVKRKEQKSESIRICLDPIPLNKALKRPHLQFTTIDEILPELGKAKVFSTADARKGYWHVVLDDESSRLTTFWTPFGRYRWIRLPFGIAPAPDIFQMKLQGAIQGLRGVECIADDLLIYGTGDTLLEALEDHNRCLESLLVRLEECNVKLNLEKLKLVEKSVKFYGHVLTDKGIQPDESKIAAIKNFPQPTDRKQLQRFIGMVNYLSRFIPNLSANFTVLRRLISEKEPWIWSEREEEEFKRVKQLVADTRTLQYYNVNEPIVVECDASSFGLGAAIFQSRGVIGYASRTLTATEKNYAQIEKELLAILFACVRFDQLIVGNPKTTVKTDHKPLVTVFKKPLLSAPRRLQHMLLNLQRYRPSIEFVTGKENVVADAISRAPFDERQADDRFDKRDIYKVFREVEEVKLSSFLKVKDEQLNEIMEESAADASMQLIVKYTLEGWPTSVDKVPDSAKMFFKYRNELSTQDGIVYRNDRIVVPHSLRRKLTEKVHVSHNGIEATLKLARANLFWPGMSAQIKEAVAQCGICAKFCPSQQHPPMQSHPIPVYPFQLVSMDVFFADYQGKSCRFLVTVDHFSDFFEVDLLKDLTPKSTIAVCKSNFSRHGKPQRVVTDNGTNFVNREWQQFAREWSFEHTTSAPHHQQANGKAEAAVKIAKRLMKKADEAGSDFWYALLHWRNVPNKVGTSPAARLFSRNTRCGVPTSANNLKPKLVSGVPEAIEERRQKAKQHYDRKARKLPQLETGSPVLVQLNSETNKRWTPGTVSSKLNDRSYVVEANGTQYRRDLVNLKPRKEPQTPEAIPVQATVPNVEMPPIERSNRESSFRSAPAEALPDQELSNSVPDVGVPEATTKPKAGRTPKAAKTPKPSRSPSVPAAGEKFSRTKRDVKLPARFKDFYLE, encoded by the coding sequence ATGGATGCAGATCAGTTCGCCCAGTTTATGGGCAAGTTCCAAGAGATGATCGGTTCTCTGAAGGATCAGCAGGCGAGCGCgccggcagcagcagcggcacgTGGGCCTGCGGCGAATTCGCCGGCCGGAAATTCGGCGGCGGCGTCCATTCCTCTTCCGCCCCCGCTGGAGTTGGAGGGCGATATGGAGGAGAATTACAACTTCTTCGAAGGAAACTGGAAGACCTATGCTAGTGCGATTGGCATGGACGGTTGGCCCGATGCGCAGAACAAGCAAAAAGCCAGCATTTTGCTTTCGGTGGTGGGAAAAGacgctctgaaaaaatatttcaactttgAGCTGACCGCGGCCGAGCGAGACGATCCAGCATTAGTGTTGACGGCAATCAAAGCAAAAGTGGTTCGTGAACGGAACAAGTTTGTGGACTGGTTCGATTTTTTCTCGCTCAGTCAAGAACCAACGGAGAGCATTGACAACTACCTGTGTCGACTCAAATCGCTCGCGAAAGTGTGCAAGTTCAATGCGTTGGAGGATGAAATGGTGAAGTACAAGTTGGCCACCTCGATCCGTTGGTTGAAGCTCAGGTCGAAGTTGATCACCACCAAGAACTTGACGGAAGCAAATGCTATGGACTTGTGTCGGGCCGAAGAGATCGCTGAGCGGCATCCGGTTACTGCGGGTCAGCCGAGCGCGGAAGTGAATGTAGTGAAGAAGAGCAAAATGAAGTGCAAGTTCTGCGGTGCCAAGCATGACTTCACCAAGGGTGCGTGCCCGGCGCTTGGCAAGAAGTGCAACCGGTGCGGTGGAAAGAACCACTTTGAGAAAGTGTGCAAGGCTGACCGAAGAAAGAagctgaagaagaagaagttccGAGTGAAGAAAGTGCAAGAAGAAACCAgctcggagagtgaatcgacggaAGACAGTGGTGATGAAGAAGAGGAGTCTACTGAGAGTGAAAGTGTGtccatcggaaaaatcgtcgacaAGTCCGGCAGCGGCGGAAATGTCTCGGCGGAACTGGAGCTGCTCCTGGACCAAAAGTGGCGGCTGGTACAGTGTGAGCTAGACACCGGCGCCAATACCAGCCTTGTGGGACGAAATTGGTTGGAAGAGATGACCGGAAGTAGCAACGTCAACCTACAACCGTCATCGTACCGGCTGCAAGGATTCGGCGGAAGCAGCATTCCGGTGGTAGGCCAGGTGAAAATTCCGTGTCGCAGAAAAGGCCGTAAGTACAACCTTGTTTTACAAGTCGTTGATGTCCCACACGGCCCGCTCCTCTCGGCAAACGTGTGCCGTCTCCTGGGTTTCGTTAAATTCTGCAACACGGTCAACTTTGTTGCGCCTAAAACCGACCAAGAACTCCTGAACATATACCGTGTGAAAGCCCAGGACATTGTCCACCAGCATGAGGGCGTCTTCCAAGGTATTGGCAAGTTTGCTGGTGCTGTGTCGTTGGAAGTCCGCCCAGATGTACCACCGTGCATCCAACCTCCGCGACGGATTCCGATAGCGATGAGAGGTAAGCTGAAGGACGAGTTGACAAACTTGGAGCGGGAAGGCCTGATCGTGAAGGAGACTCAGCACACCGACTGGGTCAGCAACATCGTGCTGGTGAAGAGGAAGGAGCAGAAATCCGAATCCATCCGCATCTGCCTCGACCCGATTCCGTTGAACAAAGCGCTGAAACGACCCCATCTTCAATTTACCACAATTGATGAAATCCTGCCAGAGCTGGGGAAGGCGAAAGTTTTTTCAACGGCAGATGCTCGGAAAGGGTACTGGCACGTGGTATTGGACGACGAAAGCAGCCGGTTGACGACATTCTGGACACCGTTTGGTCGCTACCGGTGGATCCGCTTACCCTTCGGAATCGCTCCAGCCCCAGACATCTTCCAGATGAAGCTCCAAGGTGCGATTCAAGGACTGCGTGGCGTCGAATGTATCGCCGATGATTTGCTGATCTACGGAACTGGTGACACGTTGCTGGAAGCGCTGGAGGACCACAATCGCTGCTTGGAGAGTTTGTTGGTTCGTCTCGAGGAATGCAACGTGAAACTCAACCTGGAGAAGCTGAAGCTGGTCGAGAAGTCGGTGAAATTCTATGGACACGTGCTTACCGACAAAGGAATACAACCAGACGAGAGCAAAATCGCGGCAATCAAGAACTTCCCACAACCCACGGACCGAAAGCAACTGCAAAGATTCATCGGAATGGTGAACTACCTCAGTCGTTTCATACCCAATCTAAGCGCAAATTTTACTGTTCTACGACGACTGATTTCGGAAAAGGAGCCTTGGATCTGGTCGGAGCGTGAGGAAGAGGAGTTCAAGCGTGTCAAGCAGTTGGTTGCGGACACGCGCACCCTGCAGTACTACAACGTGAACGAGCCGATCGTAGTCGAGTGTGACGCTAGCTCTTTCGGTTTGGGCGCAGCAATCTTCCAGAGTCGAGGAGTCATCGGATACGCATCTCGTACACTCACGGCAACCGAAAAGAACTATGCGCAAATCGAGAAGGAGCTGCTCGCTATTCTTTTCGCGTGTGTACGGTTCGATCAGCTTATTGTTGGGAATCCGAAAACGACGGTCAAAACCGACCACAAGCCGCTAGTCACCGTGTTCAAGAAGCCGTTACTCTCAGCACCCCGCCGTCTTCAACACATGTTGCTGAATCTACAGCGCTACCGTCCGTCCATCGAGTTTGTGACCGGCAAAGAGAACGTGGTGGCAGATGCAATTTCCCGAGCGCCGTTTGATGAACGCCAAGCTGACGACAGATTCGACAAGCGAGACATCTACAAGGTCTTCCGGGAGGTCGAGGAGGTGAAGCTCTCCAGTTTCCTGAAAGTCAAAGATGAGCAGTTGAACGAGATTATGGAAGAATCGGCGGCCGACGCATCAATGCAACTTATTGTGAAGTACACCCTGGAGGGATGGCCGACATCCGTGGACAAGGTGCCGGACAGCGCTAAGATGTTCTTCAAGTACAGGAATGAACTCAGCACTCAGGATGGTATCGTGTACCGCAACGACAGGATTGTTGTCCCTCACTCGCTTCGACGGAAGTTGACGGAAAAGGTCCATGTCAGCCACAACGGGATAGAAGCAACCCTCAAGCTGGCACGAGCAAACCTATTCTGGCCCGGAATGAGTGCTCAAATCAAGGAAGCGGTCGCACAGTGCGGAATTTGTGCCAAGTTCTGTCCGTCTCAGCAGCATCCACCGATGCAGAGCCATCCGATACCTGTGTACCCGTTCCAGCTCGTGTCCATGGACGTGTTCTTCGCGGACTACCAAGGGAAGAGTTGCAGATTTCTCGTCACCGTCGACCACTTCTCAGACTTCTTTGAAGTGGATTTGCTGAAGGATTTGACCCCAAAGTCAACGATTGCTGTGTGCAAATCGAATTTCTCGCGACACGGAAAACCGCAGCGAGTCGTAACAGACAACGGCACCAATTTTGTCAACCGTGAATGGCAGCAGTTCGCACGTGAGTGGAGCTTCGAGCACACGACATCCGCACCGCATCACCAACAAGCTAACGGAAAGGCGGAGGCAGCGGTCAAAATTGCGAAGCGGTTGATGAAGAAGGCGGATGAAGCTGGAAGTGACTTTTGGTATGCCTTACTACACTGGAGAAATGTACCGAACAAGGTGGGCACCAGCCCCGCTGCACGCCTGTTTTCTCGTAACACACGGTGCGGCGTTCCAACCTCTGCCAACAATCTGAAGCCAAAGTTGGTATCGGGAGTACCGGAAGCCATTGAAGAAAGGAGGCAGAAGGCGAAGCAGCATTACGATCGGAAAGCAAGAAAGTTGCCTCAGTTGGAAACAGGATCTCCGGTGCTCGTGCAGCTGAACTCggagacaaacaaacgctggaCACCGGGTACTGTAAGCAGCAAGCTGAACGATCGGTCGTACGTCGTGGAGGCAAACGGTACGCAATATCGACGAGATTTGGTGAACTTGAAACCACGTAAAGAACCTCAAACGCCAGAAGCCATTCCTGTTCAAGCAACTGTTCCCAACGTCGAAATGCCACCAATCGAAAGATCCAACAGAGAGTCGTCGTTCAGGTCAGCGCCTGCCGAAGCTTTGCCGGATCAAGAACTGAGCAACAGTGTTCCAGATGTAGGTGTACCAGAAGCGACCACGAAGCCGAAAGCAGGTAGAACTCCAAAAGCAGCGAAAACCCCGAAACCATCGAGATCACCCAGCGTTCCGGCAGCAGGAGAGAAGTTCAGCCGAACCAAGAGAGATGTGAAACTACCAGCCCGTTTCAAAGATTTCTATCTTGagtag
- the LOC120425116 gene encoding uncharacterized protein LOC120425116, which translates to MSKVVECIKCICGCNEVTRDRIKELLNKTIHGFLNDEAAVNMLKKYIPKESLTHKHITIVQQAKHYQTTDVDKSSDEWEDFVDSLLEDLAEELEDSADTNAALENVVLEYSRRIDKSNDFKNFNSNLRDKYKQRFR; encoded by the exons ATGAGTAAA GTGGTGGAGTGCATCAAGTGCATCTGTGGTTGCAACGAGGTCACCAGAGATCGAATAAAGGAGCTCCTGAACAAGACAATTCACGGCTTCTTGAACGACGAAGCTGCCGTAAATATGCTGAAAAAGTACATACCGAAGGAATCCCTCACTCACAAGCACATTACCATAGTGCAACAGGCTAAACATTACCAAACCACCGATGTTGATAAATCTTCCGATGAATGGGAAGATTTCGTTGATAGTTTGCTAGAAGATTTAGCGGAAGAACTGGAGGATAGTGCGGATACCAATGCTGCACTCGAAAATGTTGTACTTGAGTATAGCAGGAGAATCGACAAATCtaacgattttaaaaatttcaacagtaATTTGAGGGACAAATATAAGCAGCGATTTAGGTGA